One Saccharomyces eubayanus strain FM1318 chromosome VIII, whole genome shotgun sequence genomic window carries:
- the ULS1 gene encoding translocase ULS1 — MAAVPTIDLTLADSDNEDIFYSFSSSTSMDNTDVKKENIKTKKTGVEPSPFVGSMKQPLSHPYKVSLSKSKKYNILSKNETITNKDLSIEGNTKSFNMANRHNVVKGGIVVSPDDSEEKKDSNLNKQITELFSENEYANSAKDQEQNETEREMIQDKTEKEAVANIPSSYFSKDYNASEDDFEPNYSQNSTFKFQNDPNPNMDTHRLIEGDRNIKTEDNCLKEDEDLTKEMAAVNHHAIPFEAGASPKPEVESDFKDITTKISNSEPTLPSPSYVMPDEDIFKNGTAGVDENATVRLPGLRSDVPSLEQEESELFKHFSEQPFNIKEVDFTNKRKYSSDLEDKNTVKRPILPLRHLDDGTHEGSAAEQENNSIIILSDEEEPDVPMDDVQHDVKLPEFTTADKFGTVMPEVISLLDLPNINLDSPFIKGVSDSDSAITPEKQTPRSNSFIPQRDVKSEQGPESFHKEYNSLETLKKEHQVLLKELNSKESELRNALNSSKTNSEILRRKLTRREKEVSEAERHWQLLLTLMNRSGRTISSTQQILVDEAQNQLNTSKEKRQLTKAKLDSINMKMYNYNEQWKSFVHLKNLKLQKSLTALEQSIRENEASETVNKRSEHLAEKEKLDQMLKEGTLSFSKYKQLTSEIQKKLNDLNIENQRKKDNSHDTSILQQPLAKRDLFIKSIDTAKDLLAKNTSRTEMTKRILYKHLDNLITYKNFFEGGKSLIDVNRRNIARESAQVLFTNGVKMPIVFETLQDYGIKFSNPSLVNPDRRAQYFKSIEVARDLIMKSNRSEDAKRKITRFLNILEEFRKDIDTGFPPTPLKREGVGKAVVGLRQQGLKMEKLYENLRKYKVPLTNEELLQQSYLFPANAGQPLPSNWNTMENAENDNPANSNISTQDEFHISNMHAAEDQEQIRALLENVKQSESIIDGEALTPEDMTVNLLKHQRLGLHWLLQVESSAKKGGLLADDMGLGKTIQAIALMLENRSEDHKCRTNLIVAPVSVLRVWKGEIETKVKKRAKFNTFIFGGAGNGKVKHWKDLARYDAVLVSYQTLANEFKKHWPEKLGGEQKQLPPVPQIQALNALKTRNEYYSPFYCNDSMFYRVLLDEGQNIKNKNTRASKACCTINSMYRWILSGTPIQNSMDELYSLIRFLRIPPYHKEQRFKLDIGRFFQKNKQYEYDNEDRKNALKKVRVLLNAIMLRRSKADKIDGEPLLELPPKIVEIDESQLKGGELEFYTALESKNQVLAKRLLNNSARGSYSGVLTLLLRLRQACCHSELVVMGEKKAEGTKVANGKSFENDWLRLYFKIGHMSEDAQAQVITSMDSMTCFWCMEQLEPEAMSILTGCGHLICDACIEPFIEESSMLPQAKKAKGGALVLPCKDCQRLTNEKEIVSHKLYDQVINQGFTREDLHAEYLSEMERQKLQQKNVYVPDFEKLEPSTKIEQCMEVIQRVFDESPTEKIIIFSQFTTFFEILEHFLRNRLHIPYLKYIGSMNAQRRSDVINEFYRDPEKRVLLISMKAGNSGLTLTCANHVVIVDPFWNPYVEEQAQDRCYRISQTKKVQVHKLFIKNSVEDRIAELQKRKKEMVDSAMDPGKIKEVNSLGRRELGFLFGLNGL, encoded by the coding sequence ATGGCAGCGGTACCCACTATCGATCTTACACTAGCTGACTCAGATAATGAAGACATATTCTATTCCTTCTCATCTTCTACAAGTATGGATAATACAGACgttaaaaaagaaaacatcaaaacaaagaaaacggGTGTAGAACCCTCACCGTTTGTTGGCAGTATGAAACAACCACTTTCACATCCTTACAAAGTGAGTCTATCAAAAAGTAAgaaatataatattctttcgaaaaatgaaacaattaCAAACAAAGATTTGAGTATAGAAGGAAACACAAAGTCTTTCAACATGGCAAACCGACATAACGTTGTAAAGGGAGGGATTGTGGTGTCACCTGATGAcagtgaagaaaagaaagacagCAATTTAAATAAGCAAATCACAGAGCTATTTAGTGAGAACGAGTATGCAAACTCAGCAAAAGACCAAGAGCAAAACGAAacagaaagagaaatgaTCCAAGATAAAACGGAAAAAGAGGCGGTTGCCAACATTCCATCTTCATATTTCTCTAAAGATTACAACGCTAGTGAAGATGATTTCGAGCCCAACTACAGCCAGAATAGTACTTTCAAATTCCAAAATGATCCGAACCCAAATATGGACACACATCGTTTAATAGAGGGGGATAGAAACATCAAAACGGAAGATAATTGTTTAAAGGAAGACGAAGATCTAACGAAGGAAATGGCAGCCGTGAACCACCATGCCATCCCTTTTGAAGCTGGCGCTAGTCCGAAACCTGAAGTTGAAAGCGACTTTAAAGACATTACAACAAAAATCTCTAATAGTGAGCCAACTCTACCATCACCATCCTACGTAATGcctgatgaagatatattTAAAAACGGGACGGCCGGGGTAGACGAAAATGCGACTGTTCGACTTCCAGGACTGCGAAGCGATGTTCCTTCCcttgaacaagaagaaagtgaaCTATTCAAGCATTTTAGTGAGCAACCtttcaatatcaaagaagttgattttacaaacaaaagaaagtacaGTAGCGATTTAGAGGATAAAAATACAGTCAAGAGGCCAATATTACCCCTAAGACACTTAGACGATGGAACTCATGAGGGTTCTGCTGCTGAGCAGGAGAATAATTCGATCATCATACTTTCTGACGAGGAAGAACCCGATGTCCCTATGGATGATGTTCAACATGACGTGAAACTTCCTGAATTTACCACAGCAGATAAATTTGGTACTGTTATGCCAGAAGTTATATCCTTACTTGACCTTCCTAACATTAATTTGGACAGTCCATTCATAAAAGGGGTCAGTGATAGTGATTCAGCGATTACACCGGAAAAACAAACACCTAGATCAAATTCATTTATTCCCCAAAGAGACGTAAAGTCAGAGCAAGGCCCAGAATCTTTTCACAAAGAATATAACTCACttgaaactttgaaaaaagaacatcaGGTTTTATTAAAGGAATTGAATTCTAAAGAATCCGAATTACGTAATGCTCTTAATTCGTCCAAGACGAACTCTGAGATCTTAAGGAGAAAACTAAcgagaagagaaaaagaagtttCAGAGGCTGAAAGACATTGGCAACTTCTGTTGACGTTAATGAATAGGAGCGGTAGAACCATTAGCTCGACCCAGCAAATTCTAGTCGATGAAGCTCAAAACCAGTTAAATAcatcaaaggaaaaaaggcAATTGACAAAAGCAAAGTTGGATTCAATCAATATGAAGATGTATAACTATAATGAACAGTGGAAATCCTTTGTACAcctaaaaaatttaaaactACAAAAATCATTGACCGCACTTGAACAATCAATTAGGGAAAATGAAGCCTCTGAAACtgtaaacaaaagaagcgAACATCTGGCTGAGAAGGAAAAGCTAGACCAGATGCTAAAAGAAGGAACACTAAGCTTCAGTAAATACAAGCAGTTAACGAGTGAAATCCAGAAGAAGCTGAATGACCTGAATATAGAAAATCAACGCAAAAAAGATAACAGTCATGACACATCAATACTACAGCAGCCCCTGGCGAAGAGAGACTTATTTATAAAATCTATCGATACCGCGAAAGATTTATTAGCAAAAAACACATCCAGAACAGAAATGACAAAACGAATTCTTTATAAACATCTGGACAATTTGATTACCTataaaaacttttttgaaGGGGGAAAATCTTTAATAGATGTCAACAGAAGAAACATCGCACGTGAATCTGCTCAAGTGTTATTTACCAATGGTGTTAAAATGCcaattgtttttgaaactctACAAGATTACGGTATCAAGTTTTCTAATCCGTCACTTGTTAATCCTGACAGAAGAGCCCAATATTTTAAAAGTATTGAAGTTGCTCGCGACCTTATTATGAAGTCCAATAGATCGGAGGATGCGAAGAGGAAGATTACTCGATTCTTAAATATTCTGGAAGAATTCCGAAAGGATATAGACACGGGATTTCCGCCGACACCCTTAAAGAGAGAAGGCGTTGGGAAAGCTGTCGTTGGGCTGAGACAACAAGGActgaaaatggaaaaactGTATGAAAATCTTAGGAAATATAAAGTTCCTTTAACAAATGAAGAACTGCTACAGCAAAGCTATTTATTTCCAGCAAACGCTGGCCAACCTCTTCCTTCCAACTGGAACACTATGGAAAATGCAGAAAATGATAATCCTGCAAATAGTAATATTTCAACGCAAGATGAATTCCACATTTCCAACATGCATGCGGCTGAAGATCAAGAACAGATTAGGGCTCTTTTAGAAAATGTTAAACAATCAGAATCAATTATTGACGGTGAAGCACTTACTCCAGAAGACATGACCGTGAACTTATTAAAACACCAGAGGCTAGGTCTACATTGGTTGTTACAAGTTGAAAGCTCTGCCAAGAAAGGTGGACTACTTGCTGATGATATGGGTTTAGGTAAAACTATTCAAGCCATTGCACTGATGCTGGAAAATAGGTCAGAAGACCATAAATGCAGAACCAATTTGATTGTCGCACCAGTTTCTGTCTTAAGGGTTTGGAAAGGTGAAATAGAAACGAAAGTGAAAAAGCGTGCAAAATTTAACACGTTTATTTTTGGAGGAGCCggaaatggaaaagtaAAGCATTGGAAAGATTTGGCCAGATATGATGCCGTCTTGGTATCTTATCAAACGTTGGCAAACGAATTTAAGAAGCACTGGCCAGAAAAGTTAGGTGGTGAACAAAAGCAGTTACCACCCGTGCCTCAAATTCAGGCATTAAATGCATTAAAGACTCGAAATGAGTACTACTCTCCGTTTTACTGTAATGACTCGATGTTTTACAGAGTTTTATTGGATGAAGGCCAAAAcattaaaaacaaaaatacaaGAGCGTCTAAAGCATGCTGCACTATAAACAGTATGTATAGATGGATTCTGTCCGGTACACCCATTCAAAATAGTATGGATGAACTGTACTCCTTAATAAGATTTTTAAGGATCCCACCTTATCACAAAGAGCAACGGTTTAAATTAGATATCGGAAGgttcttccaaaagaataagcaATACGAATATGACAATGAGGATAGAAAAAACGCACTAAAAAAGGTCAGGGTTTTATTAAACGCCATCATGCTTCGCCGTTCTAAGGCTGATAAAATCGACGGCGAACCTCTCCTAGAGCTTCCGCCTAAAATCGTAGAGATAGATGAATCGCAGCTGAAGGGCGGAGAACTAGAATTCTACACAGCTTTAGAATCAAAGAATCAAGTATTGGCCAAAAGATTGCTAAATAATTCTGCTAGGGGTAGTTATTCCGGTGTTCTTACGTTGCTGTTACGCCTAAGGCAAGCTTGCTGTCATTCAGAATTAGTCGTCATGggtgaaaaaaaggcagAAGGTACAAAGGTAGCGAATGGGAAAAGCTTTGAAAACGACTGGCTCAGACTCTACTTTAAAATCGGTCATATGAGCGAGGATGCACAGGCTCAAGTAATCACCTCGATGGATTCTATGACTTGTTTCTGGTGTATGGAGCAATTAGAACCAGAAGCCATGTCTATTTTGACAGGATGTGGTCATTTAATTTGCGATGCTTGCATTGAACCGTTTATCGAAGAGTCGTCTATGTTACCTCAGGCAAAGAAAGCTAAAGGTGGAGCTTTGGTACTTCCCTGCAAAGATTGCCAACGTTTaacaaatgaaaaagagattGTTTCACATAAACTATATGACCAGGTAATAAACCAAGGATTCACTAGGGAGGATTTACATGCCGAGTACTTAAGCGAAATGGAGAGACAAAAATTACAACAGAAGAACGTGTATGTGCCAGATTTCGAGAAGTTGGAACCGTCAACGAAAATAGAACAATGTATGGAAGTTATCCAAAGAGTTTTCGATGAGTCGccaactgaaaaaattatcattTTCTCTCAGTTTacaactttttttgaaattcttgaacATTTTCTGAGAAACAGACTACATATTccatatttgaaatatattGGATCTATGAATGCACAGAGAAGATCAGATGTTATCAACGAGTTTTACCGTGACCCAGAAAAGAGGGTACTTCTCATTTCAATGAAAGCTGGTAATTCAGGGCTCACGTTGACATGCGCGAACCATGTGGTAATTGTTGACCCATTTTGGAATCCCTACGTCGAAGAGCAGGCTCAAGATCGTTGTTATAGAATCAGTCAAACGAAGAAGGTTCAGGTTCATAAgcttttcatcaaaaattctGTCGAGGATCGTATTGCTGAATTacagaagaggaaaaaggaaatggtCGAT